The Chryseolinea soli nucleotide sequence TTAGTAACCGGCGGAAGCCGCGGATTAGGAAAAGACATGGCCCTGAGCCTTGCCCGGAAGGGCAATGACGTGATCGTTACGTACAACTCCAAAAAGGAAGAGGCGCTCCAGGTAGTAGCCGCGATCGAACAGATCGGCCAGCGCGCCGCGGCGTTGCAACTGAGCGCCGGAAACGTGTCAGGCTTCGGGCCTTTTTTTGCAGCCTTACAAACCACTTTGAAAAACACATTTGGCGCAGAGCGTTTTGATTTTTTGATCAACAACGCAGGGCATGGCATCTCGGTACCATCGTTGGCCGCGACCACGGAGGAACAATTTGATGAACTCATGAATGTGCATTTAAAGGGCGTGTTCTTTCTCACCCAAAAAGCCCTGCCCTACCTGAACGATGGAGGTGCAATCGTGAACCTCTCCAGTGGGCTGACGCGTTTCACGCACCCGGGCAGCGGCGCCTACGCCAGCATGAAGTCGGCCGTTGAAACGCTCACCAAGTATATGGCCAAAGAATTGGGCTCGCGCTTCATTCGCGCCAACATCGTGGCACCGGGTGCGATCGCCACAGACTTTAACGGCGGACGCCTGAGAGAAACACCGCAGGTGCAGGAGTTTATAAAATCCATTACCGCGCTTCCGCGGATCGGACAAGCCGATGACATTGGCAGTGTGGTCGCGTTTTTATGTTCAGACGATGCCAAGTGGGTCAACGGACAGCGCATTGAAGTTTCCGGTGGCATGTACCTGTGATTCCCACCTTCTAACCCAAAACACAGAGCAGTATGAAACACAAAGTAGTGGTTATCGGCGCAAGCGGCACCCTCGGCAAAGCCCTGACAAATGCACTGGTGGAAGGTGGTCATGAAGTCGTTCGTGTCTCTCGTTCCGCCGGTGACTACCGGGCAGACATTCAACACAAACAAAGCCTGGACATCTTGTTTAAAGCAATCGGCCCATTCGATGCCGTGGCCAACGCAGCAGGCGATGTGGTGGCCGGACCCCTCGAACAATTGACGGACGAGAACTATGCTTTCGCCCTGGGCAATAAATTGATGGGACAGATCAATGTCGTGCGGGCGGCACTTCCTTATATCGCCGACAAAGGCTCCTTCGCGTTGGTGTCCGGCGTATTGACCGACGAGCCGATACTGGGAGGCACCCTGGGCACGGTGGTGAACGGAGGTGTAGAAGGTTTTGTAAAAGCGGCGGCACACGAGTTGCCGCGCGGCATCCGCATCAATTGCATCAGTCCCACGGTGCTCACGGAGTCTGTGGCCTATCACCCATATTTTCCAGGATTCATTCCGGTGGACGGCTGGAAAGTGGCGAAGGCTTATGAGCGGGCTTTGTTTGGGGTGATCAACGGCCGCATCATCCGGGTATAATGCCGCGACGCATCCGCAATGGTTGGGCGATGCAGCGCCTCGTGACCCAGCTTCGCCCGGTTGACTTTACATTTTTCATATCTTTATCCTGAGCATCATGTCAAACGCATTTGTCGATATCGAAACCATTTCTGATCTGCACAAGCTATACAGTTGCGCCGGACCGAAGCACCCGCTTGTGTCGTTCATTGATTTGAAAGAAATCAGCAGGGACAACTTTCGTGAAGAAGAAACCGCCTACCGGCTTGGGTTTTATGCGGTCTATCTGAAGCAACAGAAGGGCACCATGAAATATGGGAAGTCGCACTATGACTTCGACGAGGGCACCGTCGTGTTTACCGCGCCCGGTCAAGCCATTTCTACTACGCGTCATATTTCATATAATGAAGGTTGGGGTTTGTTTTTTCACGCCGACTTGTTGTATCGAACGGACCTGGGAAGAAAGATCCACCAGTATTCCTTTTTTCACTACGACGTCAACGAAGCGCTGCACATTTCGGATGAGGAAAGGGCGACGCTGCGGGATTGCGCCGAAAAAATTAAAAAGGAATACTCCCAAAACATCGACAAACATTCGCAGGGACTCATTATAAACAACATCGAGCTCCTGCTCAACTACTGCGACCGGTTTTACGATCGGCAATTTATCACCCGCGCAAAAGTGAGCAATGACATCGTGCAGCAGTTCGAGCGATCGTTGGTGGACTATTTCGCCCAGGATTCGCTCATCGAGGCGGGCTTGCCGGATGTAAAGTTTTTTGCATCTCAATTGAATCTGTCGCCCAGCTATTTGTCGGATCTATTAAAAAGGTATACGGGGAAAACTACGCAAGAGCATATTCACTTGCAGTTGGTGGAGAAGGCCAAATCGCTGTTGTGGAGTTCGGATAAATCGATCAGCGAGATTGCTTATGAACTTGGGTTTGAGCATCCTTCTCATTTCACGAAGATCTTTAAGTCTAAGTTGGGGAAGTCGCCAAAGGAGTTCAGGCATTTGAACTAGCCTGCTTTCGCTGAGGCAGCTTCGGCGGGCGCGGCCCTGGTTTTGGTTTTTAATAATCTTTACCGCTCTTTGGAGGTTATCTTCAGCGGGGACAACTATAATCGCCTTCCTGCGTTCAGAGGTGAATGAGTACTGCTGACAAACAGATTAGCGCTGCGGTCGCCCTGGTCGCTTTGATTCACGCCGCCATCCTGATTACCGCGTTGGTTTCTCCTGGCCTTGGCGCGATCGTGTATCTGAATTTAATCGTAAGTGTGTCCCTGCTGTTGTATTGGGTGCAAAAACAGATCCGGATTCAACAACATGTTGTTGAGCTTCGCGAGGTCGTTGCACTAGCCTTTGAAACAGCGGTGGCAGGTTGCTCGATCTATGCATTGACCGGAACGCCGGCAAGGTGGCTTTGGGTCACGCACGTTGTCATTTCTGGAGTCCACTTTCTGGCGGTCCTGGCGTTTTTTATTTTTATGCTCACTTTCAGGATAAAGAAGCTATTCTAGATCAAACGTTTTAAACGCCCGAACTGATCCGCTTCCTTAAAATGTCTCATCCCATTGTACGATATAATGTTCCGCCTGACGGTCATACCGGATCATCATGGCCTTGACAGCATCGGGAACGACGGCCTCCTCGTAATTCTCCCCGGCAAACTGCCGGATGGACGCTAGTTTTTCCCATCGCGTTATGATCAAAAATGCTGTCCCTTCCTTTGTTTCCTGGCTAAGAATGGAGAGCCCTTTAAATCCTGAGATCGTTTTTAATCCGGGGAGCGTTTCCTCTTTGAGATGCTGAATGTAGTGACCCGCCTTTTCCCGATTCGCAATCCCCTTCCAATGTCTCTCCACCATAGTCGTAATGTTATGTTACCCTGTACATTATTTATAGCCAGCAGAAATTAAAATCAATCAAACCGCTACAAGATCATAGCGTTGTTCTTTAAGCCTTTTACCGAATGCCATGGATTCTTTTTCTTCCGTTAATCTAAATCCTTCTCTCTTATAAAGAGACGCCGCGGCGGGCAGTTCATCGGTAGTCCAAAGATAAGAAGACGTGTAGTTACAGGCCCGCAGGAAATCCATATACAGCGACATCATTTTTTTCCCAAGCCCGATTCCCCGGTATTCGGCTTCCAGATAAAAGTAACGGAGTTGCGCCACCCTATTTTCGCGGTGCATGAGCAAAAGAAATCCTACGATGCGATGATCATGTTCCGCAATCCATACCCTGTCTTTGGAGGGATCGTAAGCCTTATGGAATTCATACATCCCCCCGGCTACATAGGACTCAAACGACACGCCGTATCCATATTCATCACCATAAAGTTTACCATGCCGGTAGATGATATAGCCCAGGTCGCCGGGTTGAAGGGTTGTGCGAATCGATACGTCATCTACGTTGATTTTTCCTTTCATAGCGGATCTATTTTGGTGTTAGTATTCTTTTAATTTCAGCCATGCTCACCCGGAGCAGCGTGAGATCTTTTTCCGGGATCTCTTTCAGGATCGACTTCACCTGGTCGTTGGAGGCTTTGTCCAGCCGTTGAAATTCCTTCTTCCCATCGGACGTAAGGTTCAGGAACACCACGCGCGTATCCTGAGAAGAACGTTGGCGGCTTATGAACTTTCTTTTTTCAAATTGTCGCAGCACCCTGCTCAGGTATCCTTTGTCGATGGACAGCGTCTGGATGAGGTCACTGGCGGTTTGATCCTTACCATGATATAACTCATACATGATCCGGCCTTCCGCCAGGGTATAGTTACTGTTCAGAATATGCCGGTCCAGCAATCCAATCACCGAAGTATAGAAACGGTTAAAGGAGCGAAATTCTTCGATGGGTTTGTTATTATTCATGAAACGAAGATATGTTATTTTAGTTGACTTAGTCAACTAAAATTATAAAAAAACATTATCGCATAGTCTGCATGGCAGTACTTAATTTGTCCCGCGGCGCGCCCACCGTTGCAACTCTTTACTTTTAGTATTATTTTTAGTTAACCCCCCAACCCCTATGTGCCGAGGCCTGCTATGGTTGCTGCTGGTTGCGTTGTCACATCAAGCATGGGCGCAACCCTATGACAGTCTCTTGACTGCCCTCCAAAGGTCAAAGACCGACACCTTGACCATTCATCTTTATCACCAGCTTGCCGGAAAAACCACCCCCGAAAATGTGGATCGTGCCCTGGTGTATGAAGACTCGGCTTTGCACATTGCCAAAAGAATAAAGAGTCCCAAACATATTTCCATTACGCTCACCAACATCGGTTCCATCTACCGGAACCGGAGCGAGTATACAAAGGCGTGTTCCTATTTTAAGGAAGCGGTAAATGCCTCACCCCCCTTGTCCCCCTGGCTGGCCGACACCTACCTGGAGGCAGGCATTTCATTGCTTCGCATCACCGAACTCGATTCGGCGATGCAAATTCTCCAGCAAGGCGTTTCTCTTGTTCAGCAACATCCAAATGGCTCTGTCGAAGCCGCGCTTTACAACGCCATGGGAAATGTGAAGCGGGAACAAAATCAGTACAAAGAAGCGAGCGCTTTGTACTTTCAGTCACTGAAGTTGTTCGAGGCGCAAAAAGATCTCAAGGGGCAAACACAGGCGCTCTCCAACATCAGCAACATCCACAACCTGATCGGCGATGTCGACAAGGCTTTGGAGTATGCAAAACAGAGTCTGGAAACGGCAAAGATGGCCGGCATCAAAAGTTCGATCGCCTACTCCTACCGTCTTTTGGGGCGTATTTATCGAAATCAAAAAAAACCTGATGAGGCCCTGAAAGCCTACGATGAGGCCATTCATATGTACACCGAGCTGCAAGCCCGTCGTGAAATCGGCGAGACGGAATTAAGCATCGGAAATATTCAGTATGACAAGGGAAGCTTTCCCGAAGCCATCCTGCATTATAAACACTCGTTGTCCGTAGGAAAATCCCTTTCCGACACCTTCATGACCGCCTTTGCGCATCTCAATACAGCAAACGCTTTGCTGATGACCAAGGACTACCGCCACGCCGAAGCCTACATCGACACGGCCATTGTGCTGGCTGAAAAGAAAAATCTTGTCAACATCCGGATGGATTCCTATGCGCTGCGCAGCGAGATCTACGAAGCCGAGGGAAACTACAAACTGAGCCTGTCCAATTACAGGACATATATCAACATCCGCGACAGCGTGGAACGCGAACAACACCGGCAGGAAGCAAAAGAAATCGAAGCGAAGTTCCAAAGCGAAAAGAAAGATGATGCGATACAATTGTTGAATGCCGAGAATGCGCTGAAAGCCAATCAGCAAAGCTATCTGCTGGTGATCCTTGTGCTGCTCCTGGTGTTGGCGATCATTCTGTACAGCCGTTACCAGGTGAAATTGAAAGCAAACGAAAAACTGAAAGAGCTCGACCTGGTCAAGTCGAAATTCTTCACCAACATTTCGCACGAATTCAGAACACCCCTCAGCCTCATCCTCGGTCCCCTGGAAAAGAAACTCTCCAACGGGGATCATGGCGCGGAAATGGAAAGCTTCAAACTCATGCATCGCAATGCGCGGAGACTGCAGCATCTGATCAACCAGTTGTTGGACTTGTCGCGGCTTGAATCGGGTAACATGGAATTGCATTTGGAAGTGAGCGACCTGGCACAAACCCTCCGGTATATCGGAAGCAGTTTCTCTTCGCTTGCCGAACGGAAGGGCATTTTTTACACTCAGCATATTCCCGAAGTTTTCACGGGTTGTTATGATCGCGACAAGGTTGAAAAAATTGTCAACAACCTGCTCTCGAATGCCTTCAAGTTTACACCCGAAGGCGGTCTGGTGAATTTCAGGGCAGAGGTAATGAATGGCTTGTTGACCATCGAAGTAAAGGACTCCGGCATTGGCATCCCCCAGGATCAGCAAAAAAATATCTTTAACCGCTTCTACCAGGTAGACGATTCCGCGACGCGTTCATCCGAGGGCAGCGGCGTGGGACTGTCGCTCGCCAAAGAATTGGCAGAGTTCCACCGGGGCAAACTTTCAGTAACCAGCAGCGAAGGCATTGGCAGCGTGTTTACGGTCGTTATCCCGGTGACACGCGAAACCTTCGCCGGAGTCCCTGTAAAAGAACCGCTGCTCGTGAACGATCCACCGGCTACATCCGGCGAACTGGCACTTCCTGTGCTCGCTATTCATGGCGATGAATCGAAGCCGTTCGTATTGATTGCAGAAGACAATCCGGATATGCAAAAGTTTGTCGTTGAACTTTTGCAGGATCGCTACCGGACCCTCTCCGTTTTAAATGGTGTTGAAGCTTATGACCGCGCGCAGGCTCTTGTTCCCGACCTGGTGATCAGCGACTGGATGATGCCCGGCATGGATGGGCGCACGCTATGCGAAAAGCTTAAGACGACAGAAGCCACCAGCCATATTCCCGTGCTCATGCTCACAGCACGGGCCGATCAGTCCAGTAAACTGGAAGGCCTGGAAACCGGTGCCGACGATTACCTCATAAAACCTTTCGACACCGGTGAACTTGTGACCCGGATCCATAACCTGATCGAACAACGCAAAAAGCTGCGCCAGCTTTTTAGCCGTGAATTGATCCTGCAGCCAAAACAGATCGCCCTGCCTTCCCGGGATGCCGACTTTCTATTGCGGCTCCACGCGCTGGTGGAAGAAAAATACGAACATCCCGATTTCAGTGTCGAGGAGCTCTGTCTGGAAATCGGCATGAGCCGCATGCAGTTGCATCGCAAGGTTAAAGCCCTGACCGACCAATCCCCTGGCGAGTTTTTAAGAATTTTCAGACTTGAGCGTGCCAAGCAATTGCTTACCGATACCGGATTGCAGGTGAGCGAAGTTTGTCTAAAAGTCGGGTACAACAACCTCTCAAATTTCTCAAAGATCTTCAGGGAGTATGCCGGTGTCACGCCGAGCGAATTTCTGGCAGAGACCAAAAAA carries:
- a CDS encoding SDR family NAD(P)-dependent oxidoreductase — translated: MNTTTKKIALVTGGSRGLGKDMALSLARKGNDVIVTYNSKKEEALQVVAAIEQIGQRAAALQLSAGNVSGFGPFFAALQTTLKNTFGAERFDFLINNAGHGISVPSLAATTEEQFDELMNVHLKGVFFLTQKALPYLNDGGAIVNLSSGLTRFTHPGSGAYASMKSAVETLTKYMAKELGSRFIRANIVAPGAIATDFNGGRLRETPQVQEFIKSITALPRIGQADDIGSVVAFLCSDDAKWVNGQRIEVSGGMYL
- a CDS encoding short chain dehydrogenase, with product MKHKVVVIGASGTLGKALTNALVEGGHEVVRVSRSAGDYRADIQHKQSLDILFKAIGPFDAVANAAGDVVAGPLEQLTDENYAFALGNKLMGQINVVRAALPYIADKGSFALVSGVLTDEPILGGTLGTVVNGGVEGFVKAAAHELPRGIRINCISPTVLTESVAYHPYFPGFIPVDGWKVAKAYERALFGVINGRIIRV
- a CDS encoding helix-turn-helix domain-containing protein yields the protein MSNAFVDIETISDLHKLYSCAGPKHPLVSFIDLKEISRDNFREEETAYRLGFYAVYLKQQKGTMKYGKSHYDFDEGTVVFTAPGQAISTTRHISYNEGWGLFFHADLLYRTDLGRKIHQYSFFHYDVNEALHISDEERATLRDCAEKIKKEYSQNIDKHSQGLIINNIELLLNYCDRFYDRQFITRAKVSNDIVQQFERSLVDYFAQDSLIEAGLPDVKFFASQLNLSPSYLSDLLKRYTGKTTQEHIHLQLVEKAKSLLWSSDKSISEIAYELGFEHPSHFTKIFKSKLGKSPKEFRHLN
- a CDS encoding GNAT family N-acetyltransferase; its protein translation is MKGKINVDDVSIRTTLQPGDLGYIIYRHGKLYGDEYGYGVSFESYVAGGMYEFHKAYDPSKDRVWIAEHDHRIVGFLLLMHRENRVAQLRYFYLEAEYRGIGLGKKMMSLYMDFLRACNYTSSYLWTTDELPAAASLYKREGFRLTEEKESMAFGKRLKEQRYDLVAV
- a CDS encoding MarR family winged helix-turn-helix transcriptional regulator; the encoded protein is MNNNKPIEEFRSFNRFYTSVIGLLDRHILNSNYTLAEGRIMYELYHGKDQTASDLIQTLSIDKGYLSRVLRQFEKRKFISRQRSSQDTRVVFLNLTSDGKKEFQRLDKASNDQVKSILKEIPEKDLTLLRVSMAEIKRILTPK
- a CDS encoding tetratricopeptide repeat protein, whose product is MTIHLYHQLAGKTTPENVDRALVYEDSALHIAKRIKSPKHISITLTNIGSIYRNRSEYTKACSYFKEAVNASPPLSPWLADTYLEAGISLLRITELDSAMQILQQGVSLVQQHPNGSVEAALYNAMGNVKREQNQYKEASALYFQSLKLFEAQKDLKGQTQALSNISNIHNLIGDVDKALEYAKQSLETAKMAGIKSSIAYSYRLLGRIYRNQKKPDEALKAYDEAIHMYTELQARREIGETELSIGNIQYDKGSFPEAILHYKHSLSVGKSLSDTFMTAFAHLNTANALLMTKDYRHAEAYIDTAIVLAEKKNLVNIRMDSYALRSEIYEAEGNYKLSLSNYRTYINIRDSVEREQHRQEAKEIEAKFQSEKKDDAIQLLNAENALKANQQSYLLVILVLLLVLAIILYSRYQVKLKANEKLKELDLVKSKFFTNISHEFRTPLSLILGPLEKKLSNGDHGAEMESFKLMHRNARRLQHLINQLLDLSRLESGNMELHLEVSDLAQTLRYIGSSFSSLAERKGIFYTQHIPEVFTGCYDRDKVEKIVNNLLSNAFKFTPEGGLVNFRAEVMNGLLTIEVKDSGIGIPQDQQKNIFNRFYQVDDSATRSSEGSGVGLSLAKELAEFHRGKLSVTSSEGIGSVFTVVIPVTRETFAGVPVKEPLLVNDPPATSGELALPVLAIHGDESKPFVLIAEDNPDMQKFVVELLQDRYRTLSVLNGVEAYDRAQALVPDLVISDWMMPGMDGRTLCEKLKTTEATSHIPVLMLTARADQSSKLEGLETGADDYLIKPFDTGELVTRIHNLIEQRKKLRQLFSRELILQPKQIALPSRDADFLLRLHALVEEKYEHPDFSVEELCLEIGMSRMQLHRKVKALTDQSPGEFLRIFRLERAKQLLTDTGLQVSEVCLKVGYNNLSNFSKIFREYAGVTPSEFLAETKK